One region of uncultured Methanolobus sp. genomic DNA includes:
- a CDS encoding PQQ-binding-like beta-propeller repeat protein produces MSKDKCKASVIIKGIALLLLFGTMVATAIPALATEATTEENEYGLTLQHVITRTEAEYDSIFGVVIDEGIVYAFKEYNQRLYAFDLYGNEMWQVSLDTDNAPDSSTALYHPVVGEDGTIYLQVRGENTSVYAVNPNGTVKWSQEIEAHCLIQTSPLVIGNQVIIGIRNGIYSLDTGNGSVNWNYEITGEDMQWITDYYELARPPVADDNGNIYLAVQGKSTSITDGKIQVLDTQGIEKWHHVTEEFSTRFVMQPAISSNGTVYVLDDTAIIKALDPADGSVLTDDPVNGVCIETCSPYIMSFRIGGNDILYCYLDYNYNGYEGDREYVTVNPDGTIRVYRSEDLSSPNCMDDEGYIYYDKQKAGLAGGYALISISPEGSVADFISPFGSSVASYHDIYVDGNVLAGGRSKFGKFIIAKIERTTPEVPASVDIIEKDKQFGVNLEETLGVRVFNTEGKAMVGQDLVWESSNPYIIAVQEDGSFICNSLGTATITVRIKGTGITDSAAIDVIQKDPQPEAVEILSETGEVVQTVNLEYRMPYQFQYRVIDQYGNEMPEEEVKWECIINYRNEVDENGILGPAATGTYVLYATSVTDITLSKQVTVIVEREADVYSGISPEEIVLTVYGTTSAMPLNQYGETVELDSIEWSSSNENVATINEEGEINAVGLGITEITGTSEGITQTCELKVVTGFGYEWNKTGCFENLIHDNGGNVYVYNRSSGKLLSIASDGTENWDMILDYVYDMQMDDNDGIYAVCKINGILSAALISPDGTMVWDREINSGYQPISAIERADDGTIYMAQGDSLTTLLYAIDNQGTEKWNMTLNTSVYNFVLGEDDNIICTTYRNKVCKIIEIQDEGTQGSLLNQCQAGCYPEYGGDLVVDSNGVLYGYFGDYGSHVVGVYAVNPSDGNILWKHDFYSSETSDDGKILLSDDGTLYFASSESSGATTLYVIDTQGNELWKKDLDSLVNPDEHMYSTGDFAVDDLGNVYLPFMHMERAGYSFSSTESGIIRLDTSGNIAQRVDCPAEKYGTFDEICISNNSAYVCGCEGLVKFSFETSQQSVASEIRITSSVNSIIEGGTLQLEGKVYSQDGFLMPEENFSWFSTDEQIATVDRTGLVMGISNGTVSIVATLDNNSHVQNSFRITVVTSGQYYVEEATLYESIQKTVNYYRQTGVESDWPAFALGAVGEDINDEMYYSSGKAYIESLEDMVRGSDELGSLTEYDRVTMAVLAAKYNPHNFGGKDLIEKIYNYPSLSQGNNAVMWALIALNADGGDVPEGANYDGEFLVDYLLTHKAGDGWTWAGSTPDVDMTAMAIYALAPYYDERADVRAAVDEAIEWLRQCQNDNGSFNYASGSDTNTESTAQVIMALTSLGIDPQGDNFTQANGNPVTALLDNQLSDGTFCHMPGGNTNGLATNQALQALAALKQFNEKGVSTIFCEGEGWNPWNDYESADGAAITTSELFKCYSCWKDGTPVPETAAEVTTSRLFLVFNAWKN; encoded by the coding sequence ATGAGTAAAGATAAGTGTAAAGCTTCTGTGATAATTAAAGGAATAGCATTATTGCTTCTGTTCGGTACAATGGTTGCGACAGCAATACCTGCTTTAGCAACCGAGGCTACGACGGAGGAAAACGAATACGGTCTGACACTTCAGCATGTCATCACCAGGACAGAAGCCGAATATGACAGTATTTTCGGGGTTGTTATAGACGAGGGAATAGTATATGCTTTTAAGGAATATAACCAGAGATTATATGCTTTTGACCTTTATGGAAATGAGATGTGGCAGGTAAGTCTGGACACGGATAATGCTCCTGATAGTTCTACAGCCCTGTATCACCCGGTTGTTGGGGAAGACGGTACTATCTATCTTCAGGTCAGGGGTGAAAACACTTCGGTTTACGCAGTAAACCCCAACGGAACCGTTAAATGGAGTCAGGAAATCGAAGCACACTGCCTTATCCAGACCTCTCCTCTGGTAATCGGCAACCAGGTAATCATAGGTATCCGGAATGGAATATACAGCCTGGACACCGGCAACGGCAGTGTAAACTGGAACTATGAGATCACCGGTGAAGATATGCAGTGGATCACTGATTATTATGAACTGGCTCGTCCTCCCGTAGCCGATGATAACGGAAATATCTATCTTGCGGTTCAGGGTAAGTCCACTTCCATCACCGACGGGAAGATTCAGGTTCTGGATACGCAGGGAATTGAAAAATGGCACCATGTAACGGAAGAATTTAGCACAAGGTTTGTCATGCAGCCGGCCATAAGCAGCAATGGCACGGTCTATGTCTTGGATGATACCGCCATCATAAAAGCCTTGGATCCTGCGGACGGTAGTGTACTCACCGACGATCCCGTAAACGGCGTCTGTATTGAGACCTGCAGTCCCTATATTATGTCTTTCAGAATCGGTGGTAACGATATCCTATATTGTTATCTTGATTACAACTATAACGGATATGAAGGAGATCGGGAATATGTGACTGTTAACCCCGACGGGACAATAAGAGTCTACAGGTCTGAGGATCTTTCAAGTCCGAATTGCATGGATGATGAAGGCTATATCTATTACGACAAGCAGAAAGCAGGACTAGCCGGAGGCTATGCATTAATATCCATAAGTCCTGAAGGAAGTGTTGCGGACTTTATATCTCCCTTCGGAAGCAGTGTGGCCTCGTATCATGACATATATGTAGATGGCAATGTGCTTGCAGGGGGACGCAGTAAGTTCGGGAAGTTCATAATAGCAAAGATCGAAAGGACAACGCCCGAAGTTCCGGCCAGCGTGGACATTATTGAAAAGGATAAGCAATTCGGGGTTAACCTGGAAGAGACCCTCGGTGTCAGGGTATTCAATACCGAAGGAAAGGCAATGGTTGGCCAGGATCTGGTATGGGAAAGTTCCAATCCTTACATAATTGCGGTACAGGAAGACGGCAGTTTCATCTGCAATTCCCTGGGAACCGCCACTATCACTGTCAGGATAAAAGGTACGGGAATCACAGACAGTGCAGCTATAGATGTTATACAAAAAGATCCGCAGCCAGAAGCCGTTGAGATCCTTTCCGAAACTGGAGAGGTCGTGCAAACCGTAAATTTGGAATACAGGATGCCCTACCAGTTCCAGTACCGGGTAATTGATCAGTACGGCAACGAAATGCCGGAAGAAGAGGTTAAATGGGAGTGTATAATCAATTATCGTAATGAGGTAGATGAAAACGGGATACTGGGCCCTGCTGCCACGGGAACATACGTACTTTATGCGACATCCGTTACCGACATTACCTTGAGCAAGCAGGTAACAGTGATCGTGGAAAGGGAAGCCGATGTCTACAGCGGTATATCCCCTGAGGAAATTGTGCTGACCGTTTACGGGACTACATCTGCAATGCCTCTCAACCAGTATGGTGAAACGGTGGAACTCGATTCCATAGAATGGTCAAGTTCAAATGAAAATGTTGCAACAATAAACGAAGAGGGCGAAATAAACGCCGTTGGTCTCGGAATTACTGAGATAACGGGTACCAGTGAAGGTATCACTCAGACCTGTGAACTAAAGGTAGTAACCGGCTTTGGGTATGAATGGAACAAAACGGGTTGTTTCGAAAACCTGATTCATGACAATGGCGGTAATGTTTACGTGTATAACAGATCCTCGGGTAAGTTGTTATCCATAGCTTCCGACGGTACAGAAAACTGGGACATGATCCTGGATTACGTCTACGACATGCAAATGGATGACAATGACGGCATCTATGCAGTGTGTAAAATTAACGGCATTCTGTCTGCGGCATTAATCAGCCCCGACGGGACGATGGTATGGGACAGGGAAATCAACAGTGGGTACCAACCCATTTCCGCCATAGAGCGGGCAGACGACGGAACCATATATATGGCACAGGGAGATTCCCTGACCACCCTTCTGTATGCCATAGACAATCAGGGAACTGAAAAATGGAATATGACTCTAAACACAAGTGTGTATAACTTCGTTCTCGGAGAAGACGATAACATTATTTGCACAACCTATAGAAACAAAGTTTGCAAAATAATTGAAATTCAGGATGAAGGCACACAGGGCTCCTTGTTAAACCAGTGCCAGGCAGGTTGTTATCCCGAATACGGTGGTGACCTTGTAGTAGACAGCAATGGTGTACTGTATGGATACTTTGGTGACTATGGTAGTCATGTCGTTGGAGTATATGCTGTGAATCCAAGTGATGGAAATATTCTTTGGAAACATGATTTCTATTCCAGCGAAACTTCCGATGATGGGAAGATCTTGTTGAGCGATGATGGTACTCTGTATTTTGCCTCTTCTGAAAGCTCTGGCGCAACGACGCTGTATGTTATAGATACTCAGGGCAATGAGCTGTGGAAAAAAGATTTGGACTCCCTGGTTAATCCGGATGAGCACATGTATTCCACCGGAGATTTTGCCGTGGATGACTTGGGGAATGTCTATCTGCCATTTATGCATATGGAACGGGCCGGATACAGTTTTAGTAGTACGGAAAGCGGCATTATAAGGCTGGATACCAGCGGGAATATTGCCCAGCGAGTGGATTGTCCTGCGGAGAAGTACGGCACCTTTGATGAAATATGCATAAGTAATAACAGTGCGTATGTCTGCGGATGTGAGGGTCTTGTAAAGTTCTCTTTTGAAACGAGTCAGCAGAGCGTTGCGAGTGAGATAAGGATCACCTCATCTGTGAACAGTATTATTGAAGGAGGTACTCTACAGCTTGAAGGTAAGGTCTACAGCCAAGACGGATTTTTGATGCCTGAGGAAAACTTTAGCTGGTTCAGCACAGACGAGCAGATAGCCACCGTGGACCGTACAGGCCTGGTTATGGGAATCAGCAACGGAACCGTGAGCATTGTGGCAACCTTGGACAACAATTCCCATGTGCAGAATAGCTTCAGGATAACGGTAGTAACCAGTGGTCAGTATTATGTGGAGGAGGCTACTCTTTATGAAAGTATCCAGAAAACGGTCAATTACTACAGGCAGACCGGTGTAGAGAGCGACTGGCCGGCCTTTGCCCTTGGAGCCGTTGGAGAGGACATAAACGATGAGATGTACTACAGCAGTGGTAAAGCTTACATCGAAAGCCTGGAGGATATGGTCAGAGGCAGCGATGAACTGGGTTCCCTGACGGAATACGACCGGGTAACCATGGCGGTGCTGGCTGCGAAGTATAATCCACACAATTTTGGAGGCAAGGATCTCATAGAGAAAATATACAACTATCCAAGCCTTTCACAGGGCAACAATGCCGTCATGTGGGCGCTCATTGCCCTGAATGCGGATGGCGGTGATGTTCCAGAGGGTGCTAATTATGATGGGGAATTCCTGGTGGATTACCTGTTAACCCATAAAGCTGGAGATGGCTGGACATGGGCCGGAAGCACACCGGATGTGGACATGACTGCAATGGCCATCTATGCTCTGGCACCATACTACGATGAAAGGGCGGATGTCAGAGCGGCAGTCGATGAAGCAATTGAATGGCTCAGGCAGTGTCAAAATGATAACGGAAGCTTTAATTATGCCAGTGGTTCGGACACAAATACCGAATCTACGGCTCAGGTTATCATGGCCCTTACTTCCTTAGGTATCGATCCGCAGGGTGACAACTTTACACAGGCTAATGGTAATCCGGTCACAGCTCTACTGGATAACCAGTTATCTGACGGGACTTTCTGCCATATGCCGGGAGGCAACACTAACGGGTTGGCTACCAATCAGGCATTACAGGCTCTTGCGGCGTTGAAACAGTTCAATGAAAAAGGTGTGTCCACCATCTTCTGCGAAGGAGAAGGTTGGAACCCATGGAACGACTATGAATCAGCAGATGGAGCAGCTATCACCACCTCAGAGTTGTTCAAATGCTATTCTTGCTGGAAGGATGGAACTCCGGTACCCGAAACCGCTGCAGAAGTTACCACCTCACGTCTGTTCCTAGTGTTTAATGCCTGGAAGAACTGA
- a CDS encoding leucine-rich repeat protein — protein sequence MNKSGMRVVLTTLILLLSIATLVIPATAAGEATITRTITPAAVSAGDTYNVTLTISYNANADFVAIHEDLPEDWMLTEVNSGRYGWSISQKDYVFMNTGSMNLAGVTETVTYNVTVPEETAAGTYSYGSGYVAGNDGEWQVDTTGDSELTVLSTSGAPVADFSADVTSGTSMLTVQFSDLSTNAESWSWDFDNDGKEDSTEQNPQYIFIKPGTYTVSLNVSNFAGSNIKTVTDCIEVIAPTTTNNVYEIYPDYPYKTLYNLMNYVIQPEDTVFFHAGTYDVYYVLQDSDIDVTNVTWRGEGADLVTLYLYGTCDVNLEASGCVLENMTLLNSRGLNFYNEPINTAVRNCIFEGMINYVWISGADSCVFENNIFSNGTSEYGPFLIEGNNHIVRNNTFINNSGPAIFLYSTADGNIITNNQINSNDQAFGFMESSGVNTVYLNNIEVNGATSIIYDTAYPSVNWNTTEAVSYTYNGATYTGILGNYWGSSYTGTDADGDGIGDTPYVLPDGCGTDYAPLMSPFKNYVISEGGVTGPVADFTYIVNDTSVVITGYVGSSGNVIIPSTIEGLPVTCVGASAFKSNTNITSVTMPDSVTSIGDEAFEDCTNLTSVNIGSGVTSIGNYAFHSCTSLSSVSMPDSVTSIGASAFRGCSSLSSVTIPDSVTSIGNYAFRDCTFLSSVSIPDSVTSIGASAFRGCTNLTSVTIGSGITDLGDSMFRECTSLSSVTIPDSVTSIGKYVFHDCTSLSSVTIPDSVTSIGKYVFRDCTSLSSVTIPDSVTSIGTSAFQGCTNLTSVTIPDSVTSIGKYVFHDCTSLPAISVDANNTVYTSVGGILYDKNVTTLIMCPVGRCGSVVIPEGVTAIEDNAFRSCSSLSSVSIPDSVTRIGRYAFSGCISLDEMVFEGNAPSVGSSWIRDCVNLVVYYQPGATGFTTPTWEGVPCYPILPLLSFVPVDAEVIDGQTTEIVISVDSLPGGLSGYELTVDIDDPAIAEIVDVSYPDWVSISDNSSLPNGSIYIKAVDGNNAIEAGAEDVVLATLTVAGKDMGTTNFTLGVKRLDDDTGAQINATLEIGTLEVTRTPIPGQTASPRDLDGDGLYEDLTGDGVCSFVDVEVLFYQMDWIEANMPSKVDYNGNGRVDFDDVVALFDMV from the coding sequence ATGAATAAAAGTGGAATGAGGGTTGTTTTAACAACATTGATACTTTTGCTTTCCATAGCAACGCTGGTAATTCCTGCTACTGCTGCCGGAGAAGCAACAATAACAAGAACGATAACTCCTGCAGCGGTTTCTGCAGGAGATACTTACAATGTAACTCTGACAATTTCATATAACGCTAATGCTGATTTTGTCGCAATACACGAAGATCTTCCCGAGGACTGGATGCTGACTGAAGTAAACAGTGGAAGGTACGGGTGGAGCATCTCCCAGAAGGACTACGTGTTCATGAATACCGGTAGTATGAACCTGGCAGGAGTCACTGAAACCGTCACCTATAACGTTACAGTACCTGAGGAGACGGCTGCAGGCACATACTCCTACGGTTCAGGTTATGTTGCTGGTAACGATGGAGAATGGCAGGTAGACACCACAGGCGACAGTGAATTGACAGTCCTTTCAACATCTGGAGCACCAGTTGCGGATTTCTCTGCAGATGTAACTTCAGGTACCTCCATGCTTACTGTACAGTTCAGTGATCTCTCAACAAATGCCGAGAGCTGGTCATGGGACTTTGACAACGATGGAAAAGAGGATTCCACCGAACAGAATCCACAGTATATCTTTATCAAACCCGGAACATATACAGTAAGCCTTAACGTGAGCAACTTCGCAGGAAGTAATATAAAGACAGTAACTGACTGCATTGAGGTCATAGCCCCAACGACCACCAATAATGTATATGAAATATACCCGGACTATCCTTACAAAACACTATATAATCTTATGAACTATGTGATCCAGCCGGAAGACACGGTATTCTTCCATGCCGGTACATATGATGTTTATTATGTGCTGCAAGACAGCGATATTGACGTAACGAACGTCACATGGAGAGGGGAAGGCGCGGACCTTGTAACTCTTTATTTATACGGCACGTGTGATGTGAACCTCGAAGCATCAGGTTGTGTTCTTGAAAACATGACACTTCTGAATTCAAGAGGTTTAAACTTTTATAATGAACCAATCAATACTGCCGTCAGGAATTGTATATTCGAAGGCATGATCAACTATGTATGGATTAGTGGTGCGGATAGTTGCGTATTTGAGAATAACATCTTTTCAAATGGGACTTCTGAATATGGTCCTTTCCTAATAGAAGGTAACAATCATATAGTCAGGAACAACACATTCATAAACAATAGCGGACCTGCTATTTTTCTGTATTCTACAGCCGATGGTAACATAATCACCAACAATCAGATAAACTCCAATGATCAGGCATTCGGTTTCATGGAATCTTCCGGTGTCAACACCGTATATCTGAACAACATAGAAGTCAACGGAGCAACATCGATAATATATGATACTGCATATCCGTCTGTCAACTGGAACACCACTGAGGCTGTAAGTTACACCTACAATGGTGCTACCTACACAGGAATTCTAGGCAATTACTGGGGCTCAAGCTACACAGGTACGGACGCAGATGGTGACGGTATCGGTGATACTCCATATGTGCTTCCCGATGGCTGCGGTACTGACTATGCACCGTTGATGTCTCCTTTCAAGAACTATGTTATCTCGGAGGGAGGTGTAACAGGGCCAGTTGCAGATTTCACTTACATTGTCAACGATACTTCGGTGGTCATCACAGGGTACGTTGGTTCAAGTGGCAATGTTATCATACCAAGCACCATAGAGGGCTTGCCAGTAACCTGCGTCGGCGCCAGCGCATTCAAGAGCAATACCAACATTACCTCGGTGACCATGCCGGATAGCGTGACCAGCATCGGAGACGAAGCGTTCGAAGACTGTACTAATCTGACCTCGGTTAACATTGGCAGCGGTGTCACCAGCATCGGCAATTATGCGTTCCACAGTTGCACTTCCCTGTCATCGGTTTCTATGCCTGACAGCGTGACAAGCATCGGTGCCAGTGCGTTCCGCGGCTGCAGTTCCCTGTCATCGGTGACCATACCGGATAGTGTCACCAGCATCGGCAATTATGCGTTCCGTGATTGTACTTTCTTGTCATCGGTTTCTATACCTGACAGCGTGACAAGCATCGGTGCCAGTGCGTTCCGGGGCTGCACTAATCTGACCTCAGTTACTATTGGCAGTGGCATCACCGACCTGGGAGATTCTATGTTCCGCGAATGCACTTCCCTGTCATCGGTTACTATACCTGACAGTGTGACCAGCATCGGCAAATATGTGTTCCATGATTGCACTTCCCTGTCATCGGTTACTATACCTGACAGCGTGACAAGCATCGGCAAATATGTGTTCCGTGATTGCACTTCCCTGTCATCGGTGACCATACCGGATAGTGTGACCAGCATCGGTACCAGTGCGTTCCAAGGCTGCACTAATCTGACCTCGGTTACTATACCGGATAGTGTGACCAGCATCGGCAAATATGTGTTCCATGATTGCACTTCCCTGCCCGCGATCAGCGTCGATGCAAACAACACCGTGTACACTAGTGTTGGTGGTATTCTATACGACAAGAACGTCACAACGCTTATAATGTGCCCGGTAGGAAGGTGCGGTTCCGTGGTCATTCCTGAGGGTGTGACTGCCATAGAAGATAATGCGTTCCGCAGTTGCAGTTCCCTGTCATCGGTTTCTATACCTGACAGTGTGACCCGCATCGGCAGGTATGCGTTCTCCGGATGCATCTCTTTGGACGAAATGGTATTTGAGGGCAATGCACCTTCGGTGGGTTCTTCTTGGATACGTGATTGCGTAAATCTGGTAGTTTACTACCAGCCAGGCGCCACCGGCTTCACCACACCTACATGGGAAGGTGTTCCATGTTATCCGATTCTTCCGTTACTATCCTTCGTGCCTGTGGATGCCGAAGTAATCGATGGGCAGACCACCGAGATTGTCATCAGCGTAGACTCACTGCCAGGTGGTCTTTCAGGCTATGAGCTTACCGTGGATATCGACGACCCGGCAATTGCCGAGATAGTGGACGTCAGTTATCCTGACTGGGTATCCATTTCCGACAACTCCAGTCTGCCAAACGGTTCTATTTACATAAAGGCAGTTGACGGAAACAATGCGATAGAAGCAGGTGCTGAGGACGTCGTACTTGCAACTCTCACAGTTGCCGGAAAAGACATGGGAACTACCAACTTCACTCTTGGTGTCAAAAGGCTTGACGACGACACAGGTGCCCAGATCAATGCTACACTTGAGATTGGGACCCTTGAGGTCACCAGAACACCGATTCCAGGCCAGACCGCTTCTCCCCGCGACCTTGACGGCGACGGACTCTACGAAGACCTCACAGGTGACGGTGTCTGCAGTTTCGTGGACGTAGAAGTACTATTCTACCAGATGGACTGGATAGAGGCAAACATGCCATCAAAGGTTGATTACAACGGCAATGGCAGGGTTGACTTCGATGATGTGGTAGCCTTGTTCGATATGGTGTGA
- a CDS encoding PQQ-binding-like beta-propeller repeat protein, whose translation MAGKLQKIIVCIMAEESTDMTWHQFHKDASNSGYSPSTAPDSNKIFWESDVIDAIGSSSPVVAEAKVFVNCDGCLKALDVFNGSVLWSTTIPETVYDLWSSPSYHAGNVFTSTGFETNCINATNGDIVWTFTSSTGSEGSVNGGPTIADGRVFINDWDGGHYYCLNEDTGQEIWNFSVDGYSQGTPSYDDGNVFLTSYGYGTRYSGHVYCVDSATGTQVWHYGIKQDCCGSATIHDDVVYVTAYDFYGGGDLFAFNKTDGFLIWQRKIELTDATPAIANGNVYVTGGCVGSSSGIISPLYPSDSTCYNFMWSSPVAGTSSLAVIVDPYDEINEEDEKNNDFSCQVTVIAETDPELLDNNDWTQFQCNWLRNASSVSSAPTVVPNVLWKAGQEGDVDVTPIIAGDTFYVYSSSGYIRAYNKSEVTLVWSNFTSSGLQTSIPACGDGKIFATTQDGDLLALDAVTGDEHWSAHLIDLSLECPITYYDHRIYIGEALSGGVADKHYYCYDDLGNRLWAYTKNDTAGFIWNGVSVVGDYLVYAVHEGLLVSLDRCIGELVDKINLNNSADASFAKEGTGMFRSSLAYFDGHVYTTSESGQEYEFVWKVGFDENTGHFLDDGWSTQNGFSTSTPVVYNGRVYVGQGEHGYTGNLTCFNDTDVSLIWFYYVGAGIKSSPAVSVQEDNVYIYFTSAVEDGSLFCPKDNGTEASLRWEYNPPDDSEHILQGAAISDGNVYFGSDGGYLYCIVDDDWNPWNNYESVDGEVITTSELYECYSCWKNGSPASYAGAEITTSRLFRVFSAWKN comes from the coding sequence ATGGCTGGAAAACTGCAAAAAATTATTGTTTGCATTATGGCGGAAGAATCGACGGATATGACGTGGCACCAATTCCACAAAGATGCAAGTAATTCTGGATATTCACCATCAACCGCCCCCGATTCAAACAAGATATTCTGGGAAAGTGATGTGATTGATGCAATAGGATCATCTTCTCCTGTAGTAGCTGAGGCTAAGGTCTTTGTTAACTGTGATGGTTGCCTGAAAGCCCTTGATGTTTTTAATGGCTCTGTATTGTGGAGTACAACCATTCCTGAAACTGTATACGATTTATGGTCTTCTCCTTCATATCATGCAGGTAATGTATTCACTTCTACAGGATTTGAAACCAATTGCATTAATGCCACTAATGGGGACATCGTCTGGACATTTACCAGTTCAACGGGTTCGGAGGGCTCTGTAAATGGTGGTCCGACAATTGCTGATGGCAGGGTCTTTATTAATGATTGGGATGGAGGACATTATTACTGTCTTAACGAAGATACTGGACAGGAAATATGGAATTTTTCAGTTGACGGATATTCTCAGGGGACACCGTCTTACGATGATGGAAACGTTTTCCTTACAAGCTACGGCTATGGCACCAGATACTCCGGACATGTTTATTGTGTAGATAGTGCTACCGGAACTCAGGTGTGGCACTATGGAATCAAACAGGATTGTTGTGGTTCTGCTACGATACATGATGATGTTGTATATGTAACAGCTTACGATTTTTATGGAGGTGGGGATCTTTTTGCATTCAATAAGACTGACGGGTTCCTTATCTGGCAGAGAAAGATAGAGCTAACGGATGCAACTCCTGCCATAGCTAATGGCAACGTTTATGTTACAGGTGGATGTGTCGGATCCAGCAGTGGAATTATCTCTCCTTTATACCCATCAGACAGTACATGTTATAATTTTATGTGGTCATCTCCTGTTGCAGGGACATCCAGCTTGGCGGTTATTGTGGACCCTTATGATGAGATCAACGAGGAAGATGAGAAGAATAATGATTTCAGTTGTCAGGTTACGGTAATAGCTGAAACTGATCCGGAATTACTTGACAACAATGATTGGACTCAGTTCCAGTGTAATTGGTTAAGAAATGCTTCAAGCGTCAGCTCTGCTCCGACAGTAGTTCCGAATGTGTTGTGGAAGGCCGGTCAGGAAGGTGATGTGGACGTCACCCCAATAATCGCCGGAGATACGTTCTACGTTTACTCTTCAAGTGGCTATATCCGGGCATATAATAAGAGCGAAGTCACTCTTGTGTGGAGTAATTTTACCTCTTCCGGCCTGCAAACATCGATTCCTGCCTGCGGGGACGGTAAGATATTTGCAACAACCCAGGATGGTGATCTGTTAGCACTGGACGCGGTCACAGGTGATGAGCACTGGAGTGCCCACCTAATCGATTTGAGCCTTGAATGCCCGATAACATACTATGACCACAGGATCTATATCGGTGAGGCCCTCTCCGGCGGGGTTGCAGACAAACACTACTATTGTTATGACGACCTTGGGAACCGCCTCTGGGCTTATACCAAAAATGATACTGCAGGATTCATATGGAACGGTGTATCTGTTGTAGGTGACTATCTTGTCTATGCTGTCCATGAAGGCCTTCTTGTAAGCCTTGACAGATGCATTGGGGAGCTTGTGGACAAGATCAATCTGAACAACTCTGCAGATGCATCCTTTGCAAAAGAAGGAACAGGCATGTTCCGCTCATCCCTGGCTTATTTTGACGGCCATGTCTACACGACATCCGAAAGTGGACAGGAATACGAGTTTGTATGGAAGGTAGGTTTCGATGAAAACACCGGACACTTCCTTGACGACGGCTGGAGTACCCAGAACGGTTTCAGTACCTCTACTCCGGTTGTTTATAATGGCAGAGTATATGTGGGACAGGGTGAGCACGGCTACACGGGCAATCTGACCTGTTTTAATGATACAGACGTTTCTCTCATATGGTTCTATTATGTAGGTGCTGGTATCAAATCTTCGCCTGCTGTTTCTGTACAGGAAGACAATGTTTACATTTATTTCACCAGTGCTGTTGAGGATGGGTCACTTTTCTGCCCGAAGGACAATGGTACGGAAGCCTCCCTCAGATGGGAATACAATCCTCCGGATGATTCAGAACACATACTGCAGGGTGCTGCAATATCTGACGGTAACGTGTATTTCGGATCTGACGGTGGATATCTGTACTGTATAGTGGATGATGACTGGAATCCATGGAATAATTATGAATCTGTGGATGGGGAAGTCATCACCACCTCTGAGCTATATGAGTGTTACTCCTGCTGGAAAAATGGGTCCCCTGCGTCCTATGCCGGTGCAGAGATCACTACCTCACGTCTGTTCCGGGTGTTCAGCGCCTGGAAGAACTGA